The Ramlibacter algicola genome segment TGGGCGACCAGCTGCACCACCTGCGTGGCGGAGATGCCCAGGATCGTCGCCACCTACGACAAGTACAAGGCGCGCGGCTTCGACACGCTGGCCGTGGCGATGAGCTACGACCCGCCCGCCTATGTCGTGAACTACACCGAGACGCGCAAGCTGCCGTTCAAGGTGGCGATCGACAACACCGGCGATGTCGCCAAGGCCTGGGGCGAGGTGCAGCTGACGCCCACGACCTACCTGGTGAACAAGAAGGGCGAGATCGTCAAGCGCTATGTCGGCGAGCCGGACTTCGGTGAGTTGCACGCGCTGATCGAGAAGCTGCTGGCCGAATCGGCATAAACCGCTTCGCTCCAACAGGAAACAAAGCCCCGAGCATCCGCTTCGTTCCAACACGAAACAAAGCCCCGCGTCGCGGGGCTTTGTTCTTCAGGAGCGCCTGCGGCGCGGGGTTCAGTCCTTGCGGAAGTTGTCGTGGCAGGCCTTGCAGCTGCCCGAGTTGGGGCCCCACGCGGCCTTGAGCTGGTCGAGGCTGCCCGACTTGGCGGCGGCGGACAGCTTCTGCATGTTGTCGACCAGGCGATCCTGGTGCTCCTTGAATTTGGCCTGCTCGGTCCAGATCTCCGGCTTCGCGCGCGTCTCGCCCTTGTCGGTGCCGGCGATGAAGCCGGCCCAGGGCAGCGTGGACGCGAGCGCCACCACGTCGCCGCTCTTGGCAGCCTGCGCCGCGTCGTAGGGCGCGCGGCCGTTGGCCATCGCGCCGAGGGTGCCGAAGTGCGCGGCCAGCACGGTGAGCGCGGAGCGGCGGTACTTGATCGCGTCCTCGGGCTTCTGGAAATTCTGCGCCGCGGCGGGTGCGGCGATAGCCAGGGCGAGGGCGAGCGATGCGAGCGTTCTCATTCGTTGTCTCCAGGTTTGGGGTCTCGGGCGGTTGCCGCCCGCGTTTGTAGCAGCAGTCTCCTCGTTCGCGCGGCCTCAGGGTATGTACCCGGGACCGGGCGAGTCGGGGATTGCCAGCACAATCGCAGGCAAGGAGATCAACGAACCCGATGGCCGCTTTCATCCGTGTCTGGGACCTTCCGACGCGCTTGTTCCACTGGGCGCTGGTCGCCTGCGTGATCGCGCTGGCGATCACGGGCTACGCGGACAACGCGCTGGAGTGGCATTCGCGTCTCGGCTACGCCGTCCTCGCGCTGCTGCTGTTTCGCATCGTCTGGGGCTTCGTCGGCGGTCGCTGGTCCCGCTTCGCTTCGTTCCTGTATGCGCCTGCCAGCGTCGTCGCGTACCTGCGCGGCCGCCCGCACCCGGACCACCTGGTCGGGCACAACCCGCTCGGCGCGGCCTCCGTCTTCGCCATGCTGCTGGTGCTGCTGGCGCAGGTCGGCACCGGGCTGGTGAGCGATGACGACAGCGCGTTCCAGGGTCCCTTGAACCGGTACGTGAGCAGCGCCAAGGGACTGGCAGCCACCTGGTACCACAAGCGAATCGGGCAATGGCTGCTGCTCGCGCTGGTGGTGCTGCACCTGGTGGCAGTCCTGTTCTACCTGGTGCGCAAGAAGGACGACCTGGTGCGGCCGATGGTGCTCGGCGACAAGCAGGTCCACGGACAGGCCGCGCCGTCGCGCGACGATGCCACGTCGCGAGCGCTCGCTTCCGTCGTGCTCGCCGCGTGCGGCGGGCTGGTCTGGTGGTTGGTGAAAAGCTGAGGTTGCGAGCCTCGGCCCAGTCGCTAAACTGGCCCTTCCCCCACTCCCCACGATCGCCTTGCCAACGGCAGAGTTACCCGTCTTGGACCTCGTCACACCCACCACGCACGAGGACATCCAGGCCGCCCGCCAGATCATCCAGGAATACGCCGACGGGCTCGGCGTGGACCTCGACTTCCAGGACATCGATGCCGAACTCGACGGCTTGCCCGGCGAGTACGCGGAGCCGCGCGGGGCGCTGGTCCTCGCGCGCGTCGAAGGGCAGGTGGCCGGCTGCGTCGCCCTGCGGCCGCTGGACACCAGTGACTACGCGAACGCGGCGGAGATGAAGCGGCTGTACGTGCGGCCGGCGTACCGCGGCCTGGGCCTGGGGCGCCAGCTGGCGGAAGCGGCGCTGGATGCGGCGCGGCGCGCCGGGTATGCGTGCGTGCTGCTGGACACGCTGGACGACATGGAATCGGCGCGCGCGTTGTACGAGGACCTGGGCTTCGAGCCCATCGATCCCTACTACCACAACCCCATCGCCGGGGCGCACTACCTCAAGGTCGCTCTCTGAGTGCGCGCGCCCCGCGGCGCGTCAGCCCTTGGCCTGCGCCAGCAGCGTGTCGGCGTCGCTGACCTCGAACTTGCCCGGCGCTTCCAGGTTGAGGGTCTGCACCTTGCCGTCCTTGACCAGCATCGAGTAGCGCGTGCTGCGCACGCCCATGCCGCGGCCGGTGAGGTCGAGCGTCAAGCCGGTGGCCTTGGCGAAGTCGGCGCTGCCGTCGGCGAGCATGCGCACCTTGGTGCCGGTCTTCTGGTCGCGCGCCCATGCGCCCATCACGAACGCGTCGTTGACGCTCACGCACCAGATCTCGTCGACGCCGGCCTTCTTCAGCTCGTCGTATTTCTGCACGTAGCCCGGCACATGCTTGGCCGAGCAGGTGGGCGTGAACGCGCCCGGCAGGCCGAACACCGCGACGGTCTTGCCCTTGGCGGCCTCGCCGACCTTGACCGGGTTCGGGCCGATGCTGCAGCCGTTGCCTTCGACTTCCGAATACTCCTGCAGGGTGACGTCGGGCAGGCTGTCTCCAACCTTGATCATGGTGCGCTCCTCGTGTGGACGAAAAAAAACCGACCCACATTGTGGGCCGGTTTCGCAGGCGTTCGCCGGGACGGGGATTAGACCGTCGAGGCCTTCTCGACCAGGCGGGTCGCGACCCAGTTCTTGGTCCTGGAGATCGGGCGGGACTCGGTGATCTCGATCACGTCGCCCACATGGAACTCGCCCTTCTCGTCGTGCGCGTGGTACTTGCTCGACTTGGCGACGATCTTCCCGTACAGCTCGTGCTTGACGCGGCGTTCCACCAGAACGGTCACGGTCTTGGCGCGCTTGTCGCTCACGACCTTGCCGACCAGGGTGCGCTTGAGGGAGGTTTTTGCTTCCGTCATGTTCAGCTCCTGGGGTTACTTGGCGGGTTTGTCGGAGCCACCTTCGGTGGCGGCACGCTTTTGCGCCAGGATCGTCTTGGCGCGTGCGATGTCGCGGCGCGTGACGCGCAGCGAGCCGGTGTTGTTCAACTGTTGCGTGGCCTTCTGCATGCGCAGCCCGAAGTGGGCGCGCTGCAGGGACTTCACTTCCTCTTCGAGGGCGGCGGCGTCCTTCTGGCGCAAATCGGCGGCTTTGGTCATCTGTCTCTCCTCAGGCGCCGATCATGCGGGTCACGAACGTGGTGCGCAGCGGCAGCTTGGCGGCAGCCAGCTTGAACGCTTCGCGCGCGAGTTCCTCGGGCACGCCGACGATCTCGAACACGACCTTGCCCGGCTGGATCTCGGCCACGTAGTACTCCGGGTTGCCCTTGCCGTTGCCCATGCGCACTTCAGCAGGCTTCTGGGAGATCGGCTTGTCGGGGAACACGCGGATCCAGATGCGGCCGCCACGCTTGACGTGACGGGAGATCGCGCGACGCGCGGCCTCGATCTGGCGCGCCGTGAGGCGGCCGCGGTCGGTGCACTTCAGGCCGAAGTCGCCGAACGCCACGCTGTTGCCAGTGGTGGCGATGCCGGTGTTGCGGCCTTTTTGCTCTTTGCGGTATTTGCGGCGAGCGGGTTGCAGCATGTTTACTCTCCTTTGCCGTCGGCCGCGGGAGCGGCCGGCGCGGCGGCGACCTTGCGGGCCACGCGCTTAACGGCGGGTTTCGGCGCGTCGGCGCCTCCAGTGGCCTCTGCGGGCTTGTCGCTGCCGTCGGCAGGCGCGGCGTTGGTGGTGCCGGCACCGGCGCCACCACGGGGACCGCGCGAGGGCGGGCCGCGGCGATCGCCGCCGGGGCCGCCACGGCGGTCGCCGTCACGGCGCGGACCGCGCGGACCGCGACGCTCCTCGCCCTCGGGGCGCGGCGTGCTGTCCAGCGACGGCGCGTCGCTGCGGCCCAGCGTGTCGCCCTTGTAGACCCACACCTTGACGCCGATGACGCCGTAGGTGGTCTTGGCTTCGCTGAAGCCGTAGTCGATGTCGGCGCGCAGCGTGTGCAGCGGCACGCGGCCTTCGCGGTACCACTCGGTGCGCGCGATCTCGATGCCGTTCAGGCGGCCCGACGACATGATCTTGATGCCCTGGGCACCGAGGCGCATGGCGTTCTGCATGGCGCGCTTCATCGCGCGGCGGAACATGATGCGCTTCTCGAGCTGCTGGGTGATCGAGTCGGAGATCAGCTGGGCATCGACTTCGGGCTTGCGCACTTCCTCGATGTTCACCGCGACCGGCACGCCCAGGCGGGTGGCGAGTTCCTTCTTCAGGTTCTCGATGTCCTCGCCCTTCTTGCCGATCACGACGCCGGGACGCGCCGAGTAGATCGTGATGCGGGCGTTCTTCGCAGGACGCTCGATCAGCACGCGCGAGACCGCGGCGTTCTTCAGCTTGCTCTTGAGGTACTCGCGGACCTTGATGTCCTCGGCCAGCATGCCGGCGAAGTCACGGTTGTTCGCGTACCAGCGGCTCGCCCAGTTGCGGCTGACCGCCAGGCGGAAGCCGGTGGGGTGGATTTTCTGTCCCATATTCTTCCTGCCTTCAGTTGCCGACGGTCACGTACACGTGGCACGTGGGCTTGCTGATGCGGTTGCCGCGGCCCTTGGCGCGCGCCGTGAAGCGCTTGAGCGTCGCGCCCTGCTCCACGTAGATGGTCTTGACCTTCAGCTCGTCGATGTCGGCGCCGTCGTTGTGCTCGGCGTTCGCGATCGCGGACTCCAGCACCTTCTTGACGATGCCGGCGGCCTTCTTCTCGGTGAATTCCAGGATGTTCAGCGCCTGGTCCACCTTCTTGCCGCGGATCAGGTCGGCCACCAGCCGGCCCTTGTCGACGGACAGGCGGACGCCACGGAGGACTGCACGGGTTTCCATGTCTGCTCCTTATTTCTTCTGGACTTTCTTGTCCGCGGGGTGACCCTTGAAGGTGCGCGTCAGGGCGAATTCGCCCAGCTTGTGGCCCACCATCTGGTCGGTGATGTAGACCGGCACGTGCTGCTTGCCGTTGTGCACGGCGATGGTCAGCCCGATGAAATCGGGCAGGATCATCGAGCGGCGCGACCAGGTCTTGATCGGCTTCTTGTCCTTGGCGGACACGGCCTTGTCGACCTTGGCCACCAGGTGGTGGTCCA includes the following:
- a CDS encoding TlpA disulfide reductase family protein, with product MKKVRIGVVAAALVAAAAFTLVGCSANTAPPSTFVLLDGSKQSTADLKGRVTLVNFWATSCTTCVAEMPRIVATYDKYKARGFDTLAVAMSYDPPAYVVNYTETRKLPFKVAIDNTGDVAKAWGEVQLTPTTYLVNKKGEIVKRYVGEPDFGELHALIEKLLAESA
- a CDS encoding c-type cytochrome — translated: MRTLASLALALAIAAPAAAQNFQKPEDAIKYRRSALTVLAAHFGTLGAMANGRAPYDAAQAAKSGDVVALASTLPWAGFIAGTDKGETRAKPEIWTEQAKFKEHQDRLVDNMQKLSAAAKSGSLDQLKAAWGPNSGSCKACHDNFRKD
- a CDS encoding cytochrome b/b6 domain-containing protein; this encodes MAAFIRVWDLPTRLFHWALVACVIALAITGYADNALEWHSRLGYAVLALLLFRIVWGFVGGRWSRFASFLYAPASVVAYLRGRPHPDHLVGHNPLGAASVFAMLLVLLAQVGTGLVSDDDSAFQGPLNRYVSSAKGLAATWYHKRIGQWLLLALVVLHLVAVLFYLVRKKDDLVRPMVLGDKQVHGQAAPSRDDATSRALASVVLAACGGLVWWLVKS
- a CDS encoding GNAT family N-acetyltransferase, which codes for MDLVTPTTHEDIQAARQIIQEYADGLGVDLDFQDIDAELDGLPGEYAEPRGALVLARVEGQVAGCVALRPLDTSDYANAAEMKRLYVRPAYRGLGLGRQLAEAALDAARRAGYACVLLDTLDDMESARALYEDLGFEPIDPYYHNPIAGAHYLKVAL
- a CDS encoding peroxiredoxin encodes the protein MIKVGDSLPDVTLQEYSEVEGNGCSIGPNPVKVGEAAKGKTVAVFGLPGAFTPTCSAKHVPGYVQKYDELKKAGVDEIWCVSVNDAFVMGAWARDQKTGTKVRMLADGSADFAKATGLTLDLTGRGMGVRSTRYSMLVKDGKVQTLNLEAPGKFEVSDADTLLAQAKG
- the rpsQ gene encoding 30S ribosomal protein S17 — its product is MTEAKTSLKRTLVGKVVSDKRAKTVTVLVERRVKHELYGKIVAKSSKYHAHDEKGEFHVGDVIEITESRPISRTKNWVATRLVEKASTV
- the rpmC gene encoding 50S ribosomal protein L29, with protein sequence MTKAADLRQKDAAALEEEVKSLQRAHFGLRMQKATQQLNNTGSLRVTRRDIARAKTILAQKRAATEGGSDKPAK
- the rplP gene encoding 50S ribosomal protein L16 yields the protein MLQPARRKYRKEQKGRNTGIATTGNSVAFGDFGLKCTDRGRLTARQIEAARRAISRHVKRGGRIWIRVFPDKPISQKPAEVRMGNGKGNPEYYVAEIQPGKVVFEIVGVPEELAREAFKLAAAKLPLRTTFVTRMIGA
- the rpsC gene encoding 30S ribosomal protein S3: MGQKIHPTGFRLAVSRNWASRWYANNRDFAGMLAEDIKVREYLKSKLKNAAVSRVLIERPAKNARITIYSARPGVVIGKKGEDIENLKKELATRLGVPVAVNIEEVRKPEVDAQLISDSITQQLEKRIMFRRAMKRAMQNAMRLGAQGIKIMSSGRLNGIEIARTEWYREGRVPLHTLRADIDYGFSEAKTTYGVIGVKVWVYKGDTLGRSDAPSLDSTPRPEGEERRGPRGPRRDGDRRGGPGGDRRGPPSRGPRGGAGAGTTNAAPADGSDKPAEATGGADAPKPAVKRVARKVAAAPAAPAADGKGE
- the rplV gene encoding 50S ribosomal protein L22; this translates as METRAVLRGVRLSVDKGRLVADLIRGKKVDQALNILEFTEKKAAGIVKKVLESAIANAEHNDGADIDELKVKTIYVEQGATLKRFTARAKGRGNRISKPTCHVYVTVGN
- the rpsS gene encoding 30S ribosomal protein S19, translated to MTRSLKKGPFVDHHLVAKVDKAVSAKDKKPIKTWSRRSMILPDFIGLTIAVHNGKQHVPVYITDQMVGHKLGEFALTRTFKGHPADKKVQKK